In the Haliaeetus albicilla chromosome 7, bHalAlb1.1, whole genome shotgun sequence genome, one interval contains:
- the TTC12 gene encoding tetratricopeptide repeat protein 12 isoform X6, with protein MAFWQFWKRMQKNELNKGREMNTWQMAYLKMHECEKAITDCEWALKCSEKCIKAYFLMGKAHLALRHYSESRQCYEKILQIDPQQETLFKDCMNEVNLEEKRMKDEERAMKEVQSGKLAALSIKEMLQKLDRPDQNILYYTGGIRLLTGAMKDCTEQTLFRTNNGFSILKDNEIVRRGFCAERKNAAEVDLSVSLLFLWQAVCTGNEENQHLLLTQPDVNAQLPKLLSSEVSEIQKETLALISLYSENENGRRLLVRHQDLTKWLQILMTFVKSTDARASSAMNILSDLTKEERFKTQCRAMLSTGVLPLFTQLLTSAKLVNQAALAHCIGIMGNLCADVVIRMQMAECKECWQACLKLVDECFDVSTPKYQECLFAVLGLMMNLLLESNVIIQQSPGPEFFTLLFQYFAVDISGRCMSLLRDKDGRIVTRAIGVLSRILPASSSAVEEVVKGGVVKKIIKVLKAGGQITSNYGIKTLSICTRNNRQAQEDLVKSDKRFTVLLKLLDSENEMIVGNAAFCLGQCLAVPGAATSLLNSNVVMILLKHAGGDATRTSVQENAAIALGKLCVAESRHVFQLRKLNGLAILNSSMKYIHSI; from the exons ATGGCTTTCTGGCAATTTTGGAAAAGGATGCAAAAGAACGAGCtaaacaaaggaagagaaatgaacACTTGGCAAATG gCCTACCTGAAGATGCATGAGTGTGAAAAAGCTATTACTGACTGTGAATGGGCATTAAAG TGCagtgaaaaatgtattaaagcCTATTTTCTAATGGGGAAAGCTCACCTGGCACTTAGGCACTACAGTGAG TCCAGGCAGTGTTATGAGAAGATCTTACAAATTGATCCCCAGCAGGAAACCCTATTTAAAG ATTGTATGAACGAGGTaaacttggaggaaaaaagaatgaaagatgaAGAAAGAGCAATGAAGGAAGTTCAGTCTGGAAAGCTTGCTGCTCTGTCcataaaagaaatgctgcagaaacTTGATAGGCCTGACCAGAATATCCTCTACTATACAGGAGGGATCAGACTTTTGACAGGAGCTATGAAAGATT GCACTGAGCAAACTTTATTTAGAACAAACAATGGATTCAGTATCCTCAAAGACAACGAGATTGTAAGACG GGGCTTctgtgcagagagaaaaaatgctgctgaagtggatctgtctgtttctcttctcttcctttggCAAGCTGTCTGCACTGGGAATG aagaaaatcagcATCTTCTATTGACTCAACCTGATGTGAATGCACAGCTGCCAAAACTGCTTTCTTCTGAGGTATCGGAGATCCAAAAGGAGACGTTGGCACTAATTTCTCTTTACTCAGAGAATGAGAATGGGAGGAGACTGCTGGTCAGGCACCAGGACCTAACCAA aTGGCTGCAGATTTTGATGACGTTTGTCAAAAGCACTGATGCCAGGGCTAGCAGTGCCATGAACATACTATCTGATTTAACTAAAGAGGAAAG GTTCAAAACCCAGTGTCGTGCCATGCTTTCCACAGGTGTTTTACCTTTATTCACCCAGTTGCTG ACCTCTGCCAAGCTGGTGAACCAGGCAGCCCTTGCCCATTGCATTGGCATCATGGGGAATCTGTGTGCAGATGTAGTCATCCGAATGCAGATGGCTGAGTGCAAAGAGTGCTGGCAAGCATGCTTAAAGCTTGTG GATGAATGTTTTGATGTCAGCACACCCAAATACCAGGAGTGTTTGTTTGCAGTGCTGGGCCTAATGATGAATTTACTGCTTGAATCAAATGTGATCATACAG CAATCACCTGGACCTGAGTTTTTCACATTGTTGTTTCAGTACTTTGCTGTGGACATAAGTGGCAGGTGCATGTCTCTCCTCAGGGATAAGGATGGAAGGATTGTGACA AGAGCCATTGGAGTGCTAAGTCGCATCCTGCCAGCATCCTCCTCGGCAGTAGAAGAAGTAGTGAAAGGAGGGGTGGTGAAGAAAATTATCAAAGTCttgaaa GCTGGAGGACAGATCACATCCAATTATGGTATAAAGACCCTTTCCATCTGCACAAGAAATAATAGACAAGCTCAAGAAGATCTAGTGAAGTCAGACAAAA GGTTCACTGTGCTGCTGAAGCTCTTGGACTCAGAGAATGAAATGATTGTGGgaaatgctgctttctgccTTGGCCAGTGCCTTGCAGTTCCTGGAGCAGCGACGTCCTTACTGAATTCCAATGTTGTGATGATTTTGTTGAAACATGCTGGTGGTGATGCTACAAGAACTTCAGTGCAGGAGAATGCAGCAATTGCTCTGGGGAAGCTTTGTGTCGCTGAATCAAG GCATGTTTTTCAGCTGCGGAAACTCAATGGACTGGCCATCCTGAACTCCTCTATGAAATACATTCATAGCATCTGA